Proteins encoded in a region of the Falco rusticolus isolate bFalRus1 chromosome 12, bFalRus1.pri, whole genome shotgun sequence genome:
- the LBH gene encoding protein LBH → MSVLCPLPCSDYLRSAEMTEVMMNTPAIDEIGLSPRKDGLSYQIFPDPSDFDRYCKLKDRLPSIVVEPTEGDVESGELRWPPEEFLVQEEEEEEEENCDGAKKDNKEQ, encoded by the exons ATGTCtgtgctgtgtcccctgccctg CTCTGATTATCTGAGATCAGCTGAAATGACTGAAGTGATGATGAACACCCCAGCCATAGATGAGATTGGGCTAAGCCCTCGCAAGGATGGCCTGTCATATCAG ATCTTCCCTGATCCCTCAGACTTCGACCGTTACTGTAAGCTGAAGGACCGCCTGCCCTCCATCGTGGTGGAGCCAACGGAGGGCGATGTGGAGAGCGGCGAGCTGAGATGGCCACCTGAAGAGTTCCttgtgcaggaggaggaggaagaggaggaagaaaactgtgACGGCGCAAAGAAGGACAACAAGGAGCAATAA